From Neosynechococcus sphagnicola sy1, the proteins below share one genomic window:
- a CDS encoding DNA polymerase III subunit alpha: MSFVGLHIHSDYSLLDGASQLPELVDRAVELGMPAIALTDHGVMYGAVELIKVCRSKNVKPIVGNEMYVINGDIEKQERRPRYHQVVLAKNTQGYKNLVKLTTISNLKGVQGKGIFSRPCINKDLLEQYRDGLIVTSACLGGEIPQAILQGKPEVARRVAQWYKDRFAGDFYLEIQDHGSQEDRIVNVELIRIAQELEIQYIATNDSHFISCYDVEAHDALLCIQTGKLISEDNRLRYSGTEYLKSAAEMAQLFQDHLPAAVIQTAIANTQAVADKIEPYNITGRSPLPNFPVPQGHTADTYLEQVTWEGLLSRFNHPSRSEIAADYRDRLDYELKMIQKMGFSTYFLVVWDFIKYARDIGIPVGPGRGSAAGSLVAYALRITNIDPVHHGLLFERFLNPERISMPDIDTDFCIEKRTQMIEYVTAKYGDDRVAQIITFNRMTSKAVLKDVARVLDIPYGDADRMAKMIPVVRGKPVKLKVMISDQTPAPEFKEKYDQDPIVQRWLDMAMRIEGTNKTYGVHAAGVVISAEPLDEIVPLQRNNDGSVITQYFMEDLETLGLLKMDFLGLRNLTMIQKTVDLIQQTQRISIDIDQIPMDDLKSYELLSKGQLEGIFQLESSGMRQIVRELKPSCLEDISSILALYRPGPLDAGLIPLFINRKHGRERIEYQHELLQPILEETYGVLCYQEQIMKMAQDLAGYSLGQADLLRRAMGKKKASEMQQHQEIFIDGATKNGIKSKIAENLFDQMVKFAEYCFNKSHSTAYGYVTYQTAYLKANYPVEYMAALLTANSGDQEKVQMYIGSCVTMGIQVEPPDINRSGVDFTPLQDRILFGLSAVRNVGVGAIECLLAARVQGG, encoded by the coding sequence ATGTCCTTTGTTGGTCTACATATTCACAGTGATTACAGCCTGCTAGATGGTGCCAGCCAACTCCCCGAACTCGTGGATCGGGCGGTGGAACTGGGGATGCCCGCGATCGCCCTCACGGATCACGGGGTGATGTACGGCGCGGTGGAACTGATCAAGGTCTGCCGGAGCAAAAACGTCAAACCCATTGTTGGCAATGAGATGTATGTGATCAACGGGGATATTGAAAAGCAGGAACGGCGTCCCCGCTATCACCAGGTGGTGTTGGCGAAGAATACCCAGGGCTACAAAAATCTGGTGAAGCTGACCACAATCTCTAACCTCAAAGGGGTTCAGGGTAAGGGAATTTTTTCCCGCCCCTGCATTAACAAGGATCTTTTAGAGCAGTATCGAGACGGCTTAATTGTCACCTCCGCCTGCTTGGGGGGGGAAATTCCCCAGGCAATTTTACAGGGGAAACCCGAGGTGGCACGTCGAGTAGCTCAATGGTACAAAGACCGCTTTGCAGGGGACTTCTACTTAGAAATTCAAGATCACGGCTCTCAAGAAGACCGGATTGTGAATGTGGAGCTGATCCGAATTGCCCAAGAACTGGAAATTCAGTACATTGCCACCAATGATTCTCACTTCATCTCTTGCTACGATGTCGAAGCCCATGATGCCTTGCTGTGTATCCAAACGGGCAAGCTGATCTCGGAGGATAATCGCCTCCGCTACAGCGGCACGGAATACCTCAAGTCTGCGGCAGAAATGGCGCAACTGTTCCAGGATCATTTACCCGCAGCGGTGATTCAAACTGCGATCGCCAATACCCAAGCTGTGGCGGACAAAATTGAACCTTACAACATCACCGGTCGCAGTCCCCTGCCTAATTTCCCGGTGCCCCAGGGGCATACCGCCGATACCTACTTAGAACAGGTGACCTGGGAAGGTTTACTCAGCCGCTTCAACCACCCCTCGCGGTCAGAAATTGCGGCGGACTATCGCGATCGCCTGGATTATGAACTGAAGATGATCCAGAAGATGGGCTTCTCCACCTATTTTTTGGTGGTTTGGGACTTCATCAAATATGCCCGAGACATTGGGATTCCCGTGGGGCCGGGTCGAGGCTCGGCAGCCGGATCCCTGGTGGCTTACGCCTTAAGAATTACCAATATTGATCCAGTGCATCATGGGTTGCTCTTTGAGCGCTTTCTCAACCCAGAGCGGATCTCCATGCCAGATATTGATACCGACTTCTGCATTGAAAAGCGTACCCAGATGATCGAATACGTCACCGCCAAGTATGGGGACGATCGGGTGGCGCAGATTATTACCTTTAACCGCATGACCTCTAAGGCCGTTTTAAAAGATGTAGCGCGGGTGTTAGATATTCCCTATGGGGATGCCGATCGCATGGCAAAAATGATCCCGGTGGTGCGGGGCAAACCTGTGAAGCTGAAGGTCATGATCTCCGATCAAACGCCCGCACCGGAATTCAAGGAAAAGTATGACCAAGATCCCATTGTCCAGCGTTGGCTAGATATGGCAATGCGGATTGAAGGCACCAACAAAACCTATGGAGTCCATGCGGCCGGAGTGGTGATTTCCGCTGAACCCTTGGATGAAATTGTGCCCCTGCAACGCAACAATGACGGCTCTGTAATTACCCAGTACTTCATGGAAGATCTGGAAACTTTGGGACTATTGAAGATGGATTTTCTAGGTTTACGGAACCTGACCATGATTCAGAAAACCGTGGATCTGATCCAACAAACCCAGCGAATTTCCATTGATATTGATCAGATTCCCATGGATGATCTCAAGTCCTATGAGCTGTTATCCAAGGGACAATTAGAGGGAATTTTTCAGCTAGAGTCTTCGGGGATGCGGCAAATTGTCCGAGAACTCAAACCCTCCTGCCTAGAGGATATTTCTTCGATTTTAGCCCTCTATCGACCGGGGCCTTTAGATGCAGGGCTGATTCCGTTATTTATCAACCGCAAACACGGTCGAGAACGGATTGAGTATCAGCATGAATTGTTGCAACCCATTCTTGAAGAAACCTATGGGGTGCTGTGCTATCAAGAACAGATCATGAAAATGGCTCAGGATCTCGCTGGGTATTCCCTTGGGCAGGCGGATTTACTGCGGCGAGCCATGGGGAAAAAGAAAGCCTCCGAGATGCAACAACATCAGGAAATTTTCATTGATGGGGCGACCAAGAACGGCATCAAATCCAAGATTGCCGAAAATCTCTTTGATCAGATGGTCAAGTTCGCTGAGTATTGCTTTAATAAATCCCACTCCACCGCCTATGGCTATGTCACCTACCAGACGGCGTAC
- a CDS encoding winged helix-turn-helix transcriptional regulator: MEYSLTTKGRQIQPVMAALHQVGSQWLDQGTCVCPLEKL; this comes from the coding sequence GTGGAATATTCCCTCACCACCAAGGGTCGGCAGATTCAGCCCGTGATGGCAGCCCTGCATCAAGTCGGTTCCCAGTGGTTGGATCAAGGAACCTGCGTTTGTCCCTTGGAGAAGCTTTGA
- the acsF gene encoding magnesium-protoporphyrin IX monomethyl ester (oxidative) cyclase — protein MVSTLQPPNPEVFQTETKSTVQETLLTPRFYTTDFEKTANLDLSAQEKGLQAMLTEMRTDYNRNHFVRNEEFERSWDHIVGEERQAFLDYLERSCISEFSGFLLFKELSRKLKGRSPILAEIFQLMARDEARHAGFLNKAMGDFKLSLDLGKLTKQRTYTFFPIEWVIYTVYLSEKIGYWRYILIYRHLEQHPEHRFYPIFRMFESWCQDENRHGDIFKALLRSQPQLWDTWQSRLWSRFFLLSVFATHTLTVHERSIFYDMLGLEATSFDREVIRETNATAGRAFPVMLDTDHPAFFDRLHQCSNLNLKISEINRSHQPQILKFCRKLPLVLAIFGHLLRLYLIKPIDAEALRGVVR, from the coding sequence ATGGTTTCGACCCTACAACCGCCCAATCCTGAAGTGTTTCAAACGGAAACAAAAAGCACCGTTCAAGAAACGCTGCTAACTCCCCGGTTTTACACCACTGATTTCGAGAAGACCGCGAATCTGGATCTCTCGGCGCAGGAAAAGGGTCTGCAGGCGATGCTAACGGAAATGCGCACTGACTATAATCGCAACCATTTTGTCCGCAATGAGGAATTTGAGCGCTCCTGGGATCACATTGTTGGTGAAGAGCGCCAAGCCTTCCTTGACTACTTGGAGCGCTCCTGTATCTCAGAGTTTTCAGGGTTTTTGCTCTTTAAGGAATTGTCCCGCAAGTTGAAGGGGCGCAGCCCCATTTTGGCGGAGATTTTCCAACTGATGGCACGGGATGAAGCCCGTCATGCTGGATTTCTGAATAAGGCGATGGGAGATTTTAAGCTGTCCCTCGATCTGGGCAAATTAACCAAACAACGCACCTATACCTTTTTCCCCATCGAGTGGGTGATCTATACGGTCTATCTCTCAGAAAAAATTGGCTACTGGCGCTATATCCTGATTTATCGGCATTTAGAGCAGCATCCAGAACATCGCTTCTATCCGATTTTTCGTATGTTTGAGAGCTGGTGTCAGGATGAAAATCGCCACGGAGATATTTTCAAAGCGCTGCTGCGATCGCAACCTCAACTCTGGGACACTTGGCAATCGCGGCTGTGGAGTCGGTTCTTTCTCTTATCGGTGTTTGCCACCCATACCCTTACCGTCCACGAACGCTCAATCTTCTACGACATGTTAGGACTCGAAGCCACTTCCTTTGACCGGGAAGTTATCCGCGAAACCAATGCAACCGCAGGACGGGCTTTTCCAGTGATGCTAGATACGGATCATCCAGCATTTTTTGATCGCCTGCATCAGTGCTCCAATCTCAACTTAAAAATCAGTGAGATTAATCGTAGTCACCAGCCCCAGATTCTGAAGTTCTGCCGCAAGTTGCCGTTGGTGCTGGCAATTTTTGGACATCTACTGCGGCTTTATTTGATTAAACCAATTGATGCCGAAGCGTTACGAGGAGTCGTCCGGTAA
- a CDS encoding NAD(P)H-dependent flavin oxidoreductase, with the protein MKLLSPLRIGQHVARHPILQGGMAVRVSGAKLAGAVANAGGIGVISTLGLGLTSPHLEPQGSPSKKGRFFEANRLALIEELHQARAISPNGVIGVNVLVAMRDYPVLARTAAEQGANLILVGAGLPLDLPEYTADYPNVALVPLVSTVATARKICEHWQRQYGRLPDGLVANCPETVGGHVGVQSEALMNDCSLKQLIPDLVNYLHDEVELPIPVIAAGGVWNRMDIDKMLAFGASGVQIGTRFILTHECDADPRYKEFHLQAQPADVVIVPSPVGVPARGLRNSFTDQAIAASSRSTSLAPLTTTAVLSRFSKDRCIANCLHTCLYRDQQETYCLIQSLHRAAGGDVENGLVFSGTHTGQADRILTVSELMAELTLN; encoded by the coding sequence ATGAAATTACTATCTCCATTGAGAATCGGTCAACACGTTGCCCGTCATCCCATTCTTCAGGGGGGGATGGCAGTGCGGGTCTCTGGCGCAAAACTGGCTGGAGCAGTGGCAAATGCAGGCGGGATTGGGGTGATCTCCACTCTGGGATTGGGATTAACCTCACCGCACCTGGAACCTCAGGGCAGTCCGTCCAAAAAGGGACGCTTTTTTGAAGCTAATCGCTTGGCGCTGATCGAGGAACTGCACCAGGCTCGGGCAATCAGTCCTAACGGTGTGATTGGGGTGAATGTTCTAGTGGCGATGCGGGATTATCCGGTTCTGGCTCGCACCGCTGCTGAACAGGGTGCCAATCTGATCCTGGTTGGGGCAGGGTTACCTCTTGATTTACCCGAATACACCGCCGACTATCCCAATGTGGCGCTGGTGCCCTTGGTATCTACCGTGGCAACTGCCCGCAAGATATGTGAGCATTGGCAACGTCAATATGGTCGGCTACCGGATGGGCTGGTCGCCAATTGTCCGGAAACAGTGGGCGGACATGTGGGGGTTCAGTCCGAAGCCCTGATGAATGACTGTAGTTTGAAGCAGTTGATCCCTGATCTCGTGAACTACTTGCATGACGAAGTGGAGCTGCCAATTCCAGTGATTGCAGCCGGCGGAGTTTGGAATCGGATGGATATTGATAAGATGCTGGCATTCGGTGCCAGCGGGGTACAAATTGGCACCCGTTTTATCCTCACCCATGAGTGTGACGCAGATCCACGCTACAAGGAATTTCATCTCCAGGCTCAACCGGCAGATGTGGTGATTGTCCCCAGTCCGGTGGGGGTGCCGGCGCGGGGGCTGCGAAATTCATTTACAGATCAGGCGATCGCCGCCAGTAGTCGTAGCACTAGCTTGGCACCGTTAACGACGACGGCAGTCCTTTCCCGGTTTTCCAAGGATCGATGTATTGCTAACTGTCTGCACACCTGTCTTTATCGAGATCAGCAAGAAACCTACTGCTTAATCCAATCTCTCCATCGGGCTGCCGGGGGGGATGTGGAAAACGGTCTCGTCTTTTCCGGTACGCACACTGGACAGGCGGATCGGATTCTGACCGTATCCGAGTTGATGGCCGAACTGACCTTGAACTAA
- the hetL gene encoding heterocyst differentiation pentapeptide repeat protein HetL, with protein MDADELLRKYAAGERDFRNAILRELDLIGVSLKSADFGRADLRQARLGKTDFRQATFREADLSETILWGADLSDADLYRAILREADLSGAKLMQAGLNEANFNKASLCGANLTGANLNATQLFEADLRPSSDQRTDLGFAILTNADLSYAELSATLLHHANLEGAKLCRANLSQRAQWGGAATDLSEACLRRADLSYADLSGAILRKADLRSADLTGTILTDADLQGAIMPDGTVHE; from the coding sequence ATGGACGCTGATGAGCTTCTCAGAAAATACGCCGCTGGGGAACGGGATTTTCGCAACGCCATTTTGCGGGAACTTGATCTGATCGGTGTCAGTCTCAAGAGCGCTGATTTCGGTCGGGCTGATTTGCGCCAAGCCCGGTTGGGGAAAACGGACTTCAGGCAAGCGACTTTCCGAGAGGCCGATCTGAGTGAAACCATTCTTTGGGGAGCAGATCTAAGTGATGCAGATCTCTATCGGGCGATCCTTCGGGAAGCGGATTTGAGTGGCGCTAAACTCATGCAGGCTGGCCTCAATGAAGCCAACTTCAATAAAGCCAGTTTATGTGGCGCAAATTTGACGGGTGCCAACTTGAACGCTACCCAATTGTTTGAGGCGGACTTGCGTCCCAGTTCCGATCAGCGAACTGACTTGGGATTCGCGATTTTGACCAACGCTGATTTAAGCTATGCCGAACTCAGCGCCACGCTCCTGCATCACGCCAATTTAGAGGGTGCAAAGTTATGTCGGGCAAACCTGAGTCAACGAGCCCAATGGGGAGGTGCTGCCACTGACCTCAGTGAAGCCTGTCTGCGAAGGGCAGATCTCAGTTACGCAGATCTGAGCGGAGCCATCCTCAGAAAAGCAGATCTGAGATCCGCAGATCTGACCGGAACCATTCTCACGGATGCTGACCTCCAGGGGGCAATCATGCCAGATGGAACGGTGCACGAGTAA
- a CDS encoding ArsR/SmtB family transcription factor, protein MFRTHLSTTDPTVLTAVADYFKVLSEISRLQILNCLQSGPMNVMELCEATGLGQANLSKHLKALTQAGILSRQPKGTSAYYGIADPIIFELCEIVCGRISDRVLQQAESFAQLKAPQTP, encoded by the coding sequence ATGTTCAGAACTCATCTCTCTACCACTGATCCAACCGTTCTCACTGCCGTGGCTGACTACTTTAAGGTGCTTTCAGAAATTAGTCGGTTGCAAATTCTCAACTGCCTCCAGTCAGGGCCGATGAATGTTATGGAACTCTGCGAAGCCACAGGCTTGGGTCAAGCCAATCTTTCAAAGCACTTGAAAGCCCTGACCCAGGCGGGTATTTTGTCTCGACAGCCCAAGGGTACAAGCGCCTACTATGGTATTGCCGACCCAATTATTTTTGAGCTGTGTGAAATTGTATGTGGTCGCATCAGCGATCGCGTGCTTCAGCAGGCCGAAAGCTTTGCTCAACTGAAAGCCCCCCAGACCCCATGA